A window of Methylomonas sp. 11b genomic DNA:
TCCAATAATCATAGACAGCAAAATCTGGCGGTGAAAAGCGGGCATTGGCCTTTGTTTAGATTCAATCCCGGCCGCATCCAGCAAGGCAAGAACCCTATGCAACTGGATTCCGCGGAACCGTCGGTGCCACTGCGGGAGTTTGTGATGAGCGAAACCCGCTTCAGCATGCTCTGGCAAAGTCATCCCGATCACGCCGAAGCGTTCTTGAAACAGGCGCAGCAGGACGTGAAAAACCGCTACCGCTACTATCAACAACTGGCCGCGCTGGAATGGAGCGATGCCACCAGCGTCGCGGCCGCCAAAGCCGCACTGAAAGCCGATCTTGCCCAGGAGAGCCAACATGGTTGATTTAACGACAAATTATTTGGGCCTGAAACTGGCGCATCCCCTGGTACCGTCTGCGTCACCGCTGAGCAAGGATTTGGATAGCGCCCGTCGGTTGGAAGATGCGGGGGCGGCGGCCATCGTGATGTCCTCGTTATTTGAAGAAAAAATCGAAGCCGAACAGCAACAGATGGAACGGTTTTTTTACGGACAGGGCATTGGTTACGGCGAAGCCGAATCCTTTCATCCGGTTCCCGATCAGATTCTGACTTATCAAGAGCAATATCTGGAACATCTGCAACGCCTGAAAAGCAGCTTGAGTATTCCGGTGATCGCCAGCCTGAACGGCATTTCTCAAGGAGGCTGGATCGAATACGGTCAAGCTCTGCAACAAGCCGGGGCCGATGCGCTGGAGTTGAATATCTACCATCTGGCGGCTAATGCCGACGAAAGCAGCGAAACCGTGGAAAACCGCTATCTGGATATTCTGCGGGAATTGAAAAGCCGGGTCAGTCTGCCGCTGACCTTAAAACTCGGGCCGCAATTCAGTTCGCCGATTCATTTTGCCCAACGCCTGGAAGCAGCCGGTGCCGACGGTATTGCGAT
This region includes:
- a CDS encoding dihydroorotate dehydrogenase-like protein, which translates into the protein MVDLTTNYLGLKLAHPLVPSASPLSKDLDSARRLEDAGAAAIVMSSLFEEKIEAEQQQMERFFYGQGIGYGEAESFHPVPDQILTYQEQYLEHLQRLKSSLSIPVIASLNGISQGGWIEYGQALQQAGADALELNIYHLAANADESSETVENRYLDILRELKSRVSLPLTLKLGPQFSSPIHFAQRLEAAGADGIAIFNRFYQPDIDLETLEVVPKLQLSTQSEALLRIRWTALLYGRVKMSLAVTGGFHQSADVIKALLAGADVVHFCSVLLEQGVGKLSEIRAELEQWLIEHEYESISQLKGSVSQQHAIDPSAYERANYIHVLDSYTPSAGVLR